A window of Eubacteriaceae bacterium ES3 contains these coding sequences:
- a CDS encoding DUF115 domain-containing protein, which produces MLAENIKFLKKNNLKLFSVLKSVEEHGNVFEKVEVEEAKSKFPTIKYIEGEQVRYIHSKYNPQQEAKTIINRFEENNEINDNTYVIFFGLGLGYHVDEFVKRYPNTSFSIYEPSIEIMSEFFNNREEIKKWTNLEILSDGVSENSYQQLIRRVIINYRKNAVIIPLPIYEEIFRTEYQEFLNFFKQEFMRNRVSMNTVFAYKKRWTLNSTKNLEKILETPNITMDKFDFFKGKTAILVSAGPSLNFEIETLRKIKNEKDAVIFAVGSSVNTLVENNIFPDAVCSFDPSERNQLVYQKINEKRIKNIPMIFGSAIGYEVLDQYLGPKYHFITTQDRLGQFLLKYHDKELVKVFRDAPSVANLTIELLYVLGFSKIILVGQNLAYLDNKSYAEGIEYRKDPVDLEDSNLLETKDVEGKTVKTTRGLLGMKEVMESYIKDFDIEVINTTVGGAAIEGTRFIPLKDLELDKKDKGLASYFPVIEKKSIYDLKYLDQQIDKLLNAYKNYLENLKSLDRAIEKLQKLVKNKNLKEVDKLQIKLDTLFYKLDDNIFFILVAKPMNFTEYSILANEIELVRDKPGAITKLSFLLPKMKHFINILYADKELNEEKLQIIKAIQAKFSDE; this is translated from the coding sequence ATGTTAGCTGAAAATATTAAATTTCTAAAGAAAAACAATCTTAAACTTTTTTCAGTTTTGAAAAGTGTGGAAGAGCATGGAAATGTTTTTGAGAAAGTAGAGGTTGAAGAAGCCAAGTCAAAATTTCCCACAATAAAATATATTGAAGGTGAACAGGTCAGATATATTCATAGTAAATATAATCCTCAGCAGGAAGCGAAAACTATCATTAACCGGTTTGAAGAAAATAATGAAATTAATGATAATACCTATGTAATATTTTTTGGCTTGGGTTTAGGTTATCATGTTGATGAATTTGTAAAACGCTACCCTAACACATCGTTTTCAATTTATGAGCCATCGATAGAAATTATGAGTGAGTTTTTTAATAACCGGGAAGAAATAAAAAAATGGACAAATCTTGAAATTCTATCTGATGGTGTTTCAGAAAATTCATATCAACAGCTTATTAGACGTGTGATTATTAATTATAGAAAAAATGCCGTTATTATACCGTTGCCAATTTATGAAGAGATCTTTAGAACAGAATATCAGGAGTTTTTAAATTTCTTTAAACAGGAATTTATGAGAAATAGAGTTTCAATGAATACAGTTTTTGCATACAAAAAACGTTGGACTTTGAATAGTACAAAAAATCTTGAAAAAATACTCGAAACTCCAAATATAACAATGGATAAATTTGATTTTTTTAAAGGGAAAACTGCTATTTTAGTCTCAGCTGGTCCTTCCTTAAATTTCGAGATTGAAACACTAAGAAAAATTAAAAATGAAAAAGATGCCGTGATATTTGCTGTTGGATCTTCAGTGAATACGTTAGTGGAGAATAATATCTTCCCTGATGCAGTTTGTTCATTTGACCCTAGTGAAAGAAATCAGCTTGTGTATCAAAAAATTAATGAGAAAAGGATTAAAAATATTCCGATGATTTTTGGCTCGGCTATCGGCTATGAAGTGCTGGATCAATACCTGGGACCAAAATACCATTTTATTACTACGCAAGACAGATTGGGTCAATTTCTGCTGAAATACCATGATAAAGAATTAGTAAAGGTTTTTAGAGATGCACCAAGTGTAGCCAATCTGACGATAGAATTACTTTATGTTCTCGGTTTCTCAAAAATAATATTAGTGGGGCAAAATTTAGCCTATTTAGACAATAAAAGTTATGCAGAAGGGATTGAATACCGAAAAGATCCTGTGGATTTAGAAGACTCCAATTTACTGGAAACAAAGGATGTCGAAGGAAAGACTGTAAAGACTACGCGTGGCCTCTTAGGAATGAAAGAAGTGATGGAGAGTTATATTAAAGATTTCGATATCGAGGTAATAAATACGACTGTGGGTGGTGCAGCAATTGAAGGAACTAGATTTATTCCCTTAAAAGATCTCGAACTCGATAAAAAAGATAAAGGATTAGCTAGTTATTTTCCAGTTATTGAGAAGAAAAGTATATATGATTTAAAATATTTAGATCAACAAATAGATAAACTTCTAAATGCATATAAAAATTATTTGGAGAATCTGAAAAGTTTAGATAGAGCTATAGAGAAATTACAAAAATTAGTGAAAAATAAAAATCTTAAGGAAGTGGATAAACTTCAAATAAAATTAGATACTCTTTTCTATAAACTTGATGATAATATTTTTTTCATTCTGGTAGCAAAACCCATGAATTTTACTGAATACTCAATTCTAGCCAATGAAATTGAGTTAGTGAGAGATAAACCAGGAGCAATTACAAAATTGAGTTTCTTATTGCCCAAAATGAAGCATTTTATTAATATTTTATATGCTGATAAAGAATTAAATGAAGAAAAGTTACAAATAATTAAAGCAATCCAAGCTAAATTCTCAGATGAATGA
- a CDS encoding N-acetylneuraminate synthase family protein has protein sequence MRNNNKVRLIAEAGCNHKGELEIAKELIQIAAIYCKADVIKFQKRNNRELLSAEQYNAPHPNPVNSYGDTYGAHREFLEFDLQEHIQLKKWCDEYGIVYSSSVWDLTSAQEIASIKPELIKIPSASNNHFEMLEWLCKNYQGEIHLSFGMTTQKEEKEIVDLFSKNKRNKDLVIYACTSGYPVPFEDVSLYEIVRLKNEYGNQVKEIGFSGHHLGTAIDIAALTLGATTIERHYTLDRTWKGTDHAASLEPEEIKKLKKELTDTEKALSYKKKEILDIEKVQRKKLKYRA, from the coding sequence ATGAGAAATAATAATAAAGTAAGATTAATTGCAGAAGCAGGTTGTAATCATAAAGGTGAATTGGAGATTGCTAAAGAACTGATTCAGATAGCAGCAATTTATTGTAAAGCTGATGTTATTAAGTTTCAAAAGAGAAATAATAGAGAACTTTTGTCTGCAGAGCAGTATAATGCTCCCCATCCTAATCCGGTTAATTCATATGGTGACACCTATGGAGCGCATCGTGAATTTCTAGAATTTGATTTACAAGAGCACATTCAGCTGAAAAAATGGTGCGATGAATACGGAATAGTCTATAGTAGCTCAGTTTGGGATTTGACATCGGCTCAAGAAATAGCATCAATTAAGCCGGAGTTGATAAAAATTCCCTCAGCATCGAATAATCATTTTGAAATGCTTGAATGGCTCTGCAAAAACTATCAGGGTGAAATACACTTATCTTTTGGCATGACAACGCAAAAAGAGGAAAAAGAAATTGTTGATTTATTTAGTAAGAATAAAAGAAATAAAGATCTGGTAATTTACGCCTGCACATCCGGCTATCCTGTACCCTTCGAAGACGTCAGTTTATATGAAATTGTCCGCTTGAAAAATGAATATGGAAATCAAGTAAAGGAAATAGGTTTTTCCGGACATCACTTAGGTACAGCGATTGATATTGCAGCACTTACATTAGGGGCGACAACAATTGAAAGACATTATACCTTGGATCGTACATGGAAAGGAACAGACCATGCAGCTTCATTGGAACCTGAAGAAATCAAAAAACTCAAAAAAGAATTGACGGATACAGAAAAAGCCTTATCTTATAAAAAGAAAGAAATTCTAGACATAGAAAAAGTTCAAAGAAAAAAACTGAAATACAGAGCTTAG
- a CDS encoding CBS domain-containing protein has product MKLDNYILEEHENIEKALKKIDDNRKGFLVITDQSNKVLGTLTDGDLRRAFINGLTTVDKVCSIYNKNFKTLSNQDDFSKAIELFKKTRVEFLPIINKRGELINIITKKNMHVLLLGDIEFDWDFSFLDLDDLLLEHEIYDRPWGFYKTTFLNSYAQSKILNVKPLHELSLQEHQKREEYWVVISGTGEVIIGTSRKKIEAGSFIFIPKGCKHKLKNNSDQTALMVAEVQLGEYFGEDDIIRYDNTY; this is encoded by the coding sequence ATGAAATTAGACAATTATATCCTGGAAGAACATGAAAATATTGAAAAAGCTCTAAAAAAAATAGATGACAACAGAAAAGGCTTTTTAGTAATTACTGATCAATCCAATAAAGTTCTAGGAACATTGACTGATGGTGATTTGCGTAGAGCATTTATTAATGGGTTGACTACCGTTGATAAGGTCTGTTCTATTTATAATAAGAATTTTAAAACATTATCCAATCAGGATGATTTCAGCAAAGCAATCGAACTATTCAAGAAAACGAGAGTTGAGTTTCTGCCGATTATCAACAAGCGCGGGGAACTAATAAATATTATTACAAAAAAGAACATGCATGTTCTATTATTGGGAGACATTGAGTTTGATTGGGATTTCTCTTTTTTGGATCTGGATGATCTTTTGCTTGAGCATGAAATTTATGATCGACCATGGGGATTCTATAAAACAACTTTTTTAAATTCATATGCTCAGTCTAAAATTTTAAATGTTAAGCCTTTGCATGAATTGAGTTTGCAGGAACATCAGAAACGAGAAGAATACTGGGTAGTTATTAGTGGTACTGGAGAAGTGATAATAGGTACCTCCAGGAAAAAAATTGAAGCCGGTAGTTTTATATTTATTCCCAAAGGTTGCAAACACAAACTCAAAAATAACTCAGACCAAACGGCTTTAATGGTAGCAGAAGTTCAACTTGGCGAGTATTTCGGCGAGGATGATATCATCAGATATGATAATACTTATTAA